In a genomic window of Candidatus Atribacteria bacterium ADurb.Bin276:
- the rpsS gene encoding 30S ribosomal protein S19 yields MVRSSKKGPYVDLKLRSRIEEMNKKGEKKVLKTWSRASMIIPDMIGHTIAVHNGKKHIPVYITEQMVGHKLGEFAPTRTFKGHGNPTERSTALR; encoded by the coding sequence TTGGTACGATCATCGAAAAAGGGTCCATATGTTGATTTAAAATTACGTTCGCGTATTGAAGAGATGAATAAAAAAGGTGAAAAGAAAGTACTGAAAACTTGGTCGCGTGCCAGTATGATTATACCGGACATGATCGGGCATACTATTGCAGTTCACAATGGAAAAAAGCATATTCCGGTTTATATCACTGAGCAAATGGTAGGGCATAAATTGGGCGAGTTTGCGCCAACCCGAACCTTTAAAGGCCACGGAAATCCTACCGAGCGATCAACGGCGCTCAGATAA
- the rplD gene encoding 50S ribosomal protein L4: MELEVKNREGNKVGTLNIEDTLFQREINTHLIFLSVKGYLDNQRQGNAKTKTRSEVRGGGKKPWRQKGTGRARHGSNRSPIWRHGGIVFGPQPRSFSHPLPKNEKRLALINAITDKLNNNAVMVIDQLNIDRPKTKDAVELLNRLNVQGNVLIVVSEKNPNVLRAFANLPLVKLLSRNELNTYSIVKSDMVVFEKDVLVGIQEVYGA, from the coding sequence ATGGAACTTGAGGTAAAGAATAGAGAAGGGAACAAGGTTGGTACCCTTAATATAGAAGATACTCTCTTTCAAAGAGAAATAAACACCCATCTCATTTTTCTCTCGGTTAAGGGATATCTTGATAACCAACGGCAGGGAAACGCTAAAACCAAAACCCGTAGCGAGGTTCGTGGTGGTGGGAAAAAACCCTGGCGGCAAAAAGGTACCGGACGAGCCCGGCACGGAAGTAACCGGTCTCCGATTTGGCGTCATGGAGGAATTGTGTTTGGACCCCAACCCAGATCGTTTAGTCATCCTCTACCAAAAAATGAAAAGAGGTTGGCTTTAATTAATGCCATAACAGATAAATTGAATAATAATGCTGTCATGGTTATTGATCAGCTCAATATTGATAGACCGAAAACCAAAGATGCTGTTGAACTTCTTAATCGGTTGAATGTTCAAGGTAATGTTTTAATAGTCGTTTCAGAGAAAAACCCTAATGTCCTCCGGGCTTTTGCGAATTTGCCTTTGGTGAAATTGTTAAGTCGCAATGAGCTCAATACTTATAGTATTGTTAAAAGTGATATGGTGGTTTTTGAAAAGGATGTTTTGGTTGGAATTCAGGAGGTGTACGGGGCATGA
- the rpsQ gene encoding 30S ribosomal protein S17, with product MADRKRFTGEIISNKMDKTVLVRVIRISEHPFYKKKMKKSKKYKAHDEAGICDVGDRVIIEETRPLSKTVRWRVVDVTLKAKIKGGEDIDSIENNA from the coding sequence ATGGCTGACCGAAAAAGATTCACAGGTGAAATTATAAGCAATAAAATGGATAAAACTGTACTGGTTCGAGTAATACGGATTAGCGAACATCCTTTTTATAAGAAAAAAATGAAAAAATCCAAAAAGTATAAAGCCCACGACGAAGCCGGTATTTGTGATGTAGGAGATCGGGTCATAATCGAAGAAACCAGGCCTCTCAGTAAAACGGTTCGGTGGAGAGTAGTGGATGTAACTTTAAAGGCGAAAATAAAGGGAGGAGAGGACATTGATTCAATCGAGAACAATGCTTGA
- the rplW gene encoding 50S ribosomal protein L23: MTQDREILIHPIVTEKAVDQQKTNKYVFRVDPRATKNDIKNAVHNLFGVTVLQVNTMNVKGKVKRMGRFEGYTRSWKKAIVYVKPGEKIKAFDIG, translated from the coding sequence ATGACTCAAGATCGAGAGATATTGATTCATCCGATTGTTACTGAAAAAGCTGTTGACCAGCAAAAAACCAATAAGTATGTGTTTCGGGTTGATCCCCGGGCAACCAAAAATGACATCAAGAATGCCGTTCATAATTTGTTTGGAGTTACAGTATTACAGGTCAACACCATGAATGTAAAGGGAAAAGTGAAACGTATGGGACGTTTTGAGGGATATACTCGTTCATGGAAAAAAGCGATTGTTTATGTCAAACCTGGCGAGAAAATAAAAGCCTTTGATATCGGATAA
- the rplX gene encoding 50S ribosomal protein L24 — translation MIKKENLKVPIKKGDTVEVVHGKDKGKRGKVLTVLRTDQKAVVEGINLVKKHTRATQENPQGGIITKENPMRISNLRLVCSRCNQLTKIKRSTVSDSEYRVRICKKCSEIIDKV, via the coding sequence ATGATAAAGAAGGAAAATTTAAAAGTACCGATAAAAAAGGGCGATACGGTGGAAGTGGTTCACGGTAAGGACAAAGGAAAAAGAGGAAAAGTTCTGACCGTTCTTCGTACCGATCAAAAAGCAGTTGTAGAGGGCATCAATTTAGTAAAAAAACATACCCGGGCAACCCAAGAGAATCCTCAAGGGGGTATTATCACCAAAGAAAATCCAATGAGGATATCCAATTTGCGTTTAGTGTGCAGCCGGTGCAATCAGTTGACCAAAATAAAAAGATCAACTGTTTCTGATTCCGAGTACCGGGTACGAATCTGCAAAAAATGCAGTGAAATTATTGACAAGGTATAA
- the rpsC gene encoding 30S ribosomal protein S3, with product MGQKVNPIGLRLGIIRGWQSRWYADKKYREYLAEDLRIRQFVREKLQRAGVSAVEVERLANQVKVIIKTSRPGIVIGRKGSEVESLRQSIQKLVDNPNVQITVDEIKVPEIDAYLVAENVAFQIERRVSYRRAMKQAITRALRSGAIGIKISCSGRLSGAEIAREEWYREGRLPLQTLRADIDFGFTEANTTYGKIGVKVWIFKGEVIKTGEVLEGVSSTKVDNRKEETEAYVDSEES from the coding sequence TTGGGACAGAAAGTTAATCCGATAGGACTTAGGTTAGGAATTATTCGAGGATGGCAATCTCGCTGGTATGCAGATAAAAAATATCGAGAATATTTAGCAGAAGATCTTCGAATTCGACAGTTTGTTAGAGAGAAGTTGCAAAGAGCCGGTGTTTCAGCAGTTGAAGTAGAAAGACTTGCCAACCAGGTTAAGGTAATTATAAAAACTTCACGGCCAGGAATTGTAATTGGACGAAAAGGATCTGAAGTTGAAAGTCTTCGTCAATCGATTCAAAAATTGGTTGATAATCCAAATGTTCAAATTACTGTTGATGAGATTAAGGTTCCAGAAATTGATGCTTACTTGGTTGCTGAAAATGTTGCTTTTCAAATTGAAAGAAGGGTTTCCTATCGACGAGCAATGAAACAAGCCATTACTCGTGCTCTTCGATCAGGTGCTATTGGAATAAAAATTTCCTGTTCAGGAAGACTCTCCGGAGCAGAAATTGCACGAGAAGAATGGTATCGTGAGGGTCGATTACCCTTGCAAACTCTTCGGGCTGATATAGATTTTGGATTTACCGAAGCGAACACCACCTATGGCAAAATCGGAGTGAAAGTGTGGATTTTTAAGGGTGAAGTGATTAAAACCGGTGAGGTTCTGGAAGGAGTATCCAGTACCAAGGTTGATAATCGTAAGGAGGAGACTGAAGCATATGTTGATTCCGAAGAGAGTTAA
- the rplE gene encoding 50S ribosomal protein L5, translated as MSVTKEKYVNEVIPVLMKRFGYGNVMEIPKMIKIVINEGIGDATQNQHFLDLAVDELTAITGQRPVITRAKKSISNFKLRKGNPIGCKVTLRGQRMFEFLDRFLNISIARIRDFRGFPDGCFDGRGSCTIGIREQLIFPEINYDKVERVRGMNITFVTTAKTDEEAKALLEVLGLPFRK; from the coding sequence GTGTCAGTTACCAAGGAAAAATACGTTAATGAAGTCATACCGGTCCTTATGAAGCGGTTTGGGTATGGAAACGTAATGGAAATACCAAAAATGATCAAGATAGTAATTAATGAAGGAATAGGAGATGCTACTCAAAACCAACATTTCCTTGATCTCGCTGTTGATGAATTGACTGCCATAACCGGACAAAGGCCGGTTATTACCCGAGCGAAAAAATCGATTTCTAACTTTAAATTGCGAAAAGGAAATCCAATTGGATGTAAGGTTACCCTTCGGGGTCAACGGATGTTTGAGTTTTTGGACCGTTTCCTCAATATCTCAATTGCAAGAATAAGAGACTTTCGAGGATTTCCTGATGGGTGTTTTGACGGTAGGGGGAGTTGTACTATTGGGATTCGAGAACAACTCATTTTTCCCGAAATAAATTATGATAAAGTTGAAAGAGTGAGAGGTATGAATATTACTTTTGTTACAACTGCCAAAACCGATGAAGAAGCCAAAGCACTTCTTGAAGTTTTGGGATTACCTTTTCGAAAGTAA
- the rpmC gene encoding 50S ribosomal protein L29 — MKASEIRNMTGDELNKKLSDLRTELFNLRFQAITGQLGNPRRIHMVKKDIARIKTIVNEREMFGKTQEVKSNG; from the coding sequence ATGAAAGCTTCGGAAATCCGCAACATGACTGGGGATGAGCTTAATAAAAAGTTGAGTGACCTGCGAACCGAGCTTTTTAATTTACGATTTCAAGCGATAACAGGACAATTGGGGAATCCTCGAAGGATTCACATGGTTAAAAAAGATATTGCCCGGATCAAAACCATTGTCAATGAACGTGAAATGTTTGGAAAGACGCAGGAGGTCAAATCAAATGGCTGA
- the rplN gene encoding 50S ribosomal protein L14 — translation MIQSRTMLEVADNTGAKKIMCIRVMGGSRRRYASVGDIIIAAVKEAEPRSNVKKGEVVRAVVVRTRKEIGRVDGTYIRFDDNAAVLITPANVPRGTRIFGPVGRELREKQFMRIVSLAPEVV, via the coding sequence TTGATTCAATCGAGAACAATGCTTGAAGTTGCCGATAATACCGGTGCCAAAAAGATAATGTGCATCCGGGTTATGGGTGGCTCTAGACGTCGATACGCATCGGTTGGAGATATAATCATAGCTGCTGTTAAAGAGGCAGAGCCACGATCAAATGTGAAAAAAGGTGAAGTAGTCAGAGCGGTAGTGGTGAGAACTCGTAAAGAAATCGGTCGGGTGGATGGAACCTATATCCGCTTTGATGATAATGCTGCAGTCCTCATTACACCGGCGAATGTCCCACGAGGGACTCGCATATTCGGACCAGTTGGGCGAGAACTGCGTGAGAAACAATTTATGAGAATCGTCTCCCTCGCTCCAGAAGTTGTATAA
- the rplP gene encoding 50S ribosomal protein L16 yields MLIPKRVKYRKQNRGRMSGVETRGATVDFGEFGLQALEPQWITNPQIEAARIAISRHLKKGKIWIRIFPDKPFTKKPTETRQGKGKGPVEGWVAVVKPGRVLFEVSGVDREIAYEALHLAAQKLPIKTRIVERKAE; encoded by the coding sequence ATGTTGATTCCGAAGAGAGTTAAATATAGAAAACAAAACCGTGGAAGGATGAGTGGTGTTGAAACCCGCGGTGCAACCGTAGATTTTGGCGAATTCGGTTTACAAGCATTAGAACCACAATGGATAACGAATCCTCAAATCGAAGCAGCTCGAATCGCCATTTCTCGGCATCTTAAAAAGGGAAAGATCTGGATTCGGATTTTTCCAGATAAACCTTTTACCAAAAAACCGACTGAAACTCGTCAAGGAAAAGGTAAGGGACCAGTTGAGGGATGGGTAGCGGTGGTCAAACCCGGACGCGTTCTTTTTGAAGTATCAGGTGTTGACCGGGAAATTGCCTATGAGGCACTTCACCTGGCTGCTCAGAAGTTGCCCATTAAAACAAGAATAGTTGAGAGAAAAGCAGAATAG
- the rplV gene encoding 50S ribosomal protein L22: protein MEARATAKYIKISPRKARQVVDIIRGKKADEALSLLQFVPKKASRLVYKVLKSAVANAENNLNLNTDSLVVSKAFVNQGPTMKRIRARAMGRANVIRKRTSHITIAVSDMEEGS from the coding sequence ATGGAAGCGAGAGCGACCGCAAAATATATCAAAATATCACCACGGAAAGCTCGACAAGTTGTTGATATCATCCGTGGGAAAAAAGCCGATGAAGCTTTATCTTTGCTTCAATTTGTTCCCAAAAAAGCTTCCCGACTGGTTTATAAAGTGCTTAAGTCGGCAGTTGCCAATGCAGAAAACAACCTTAACTTAAATACCGATAGTTTGGTGGTTTCAAAGGCCTTTGTAAATCAAGGTCCAACCATGAAAAGAATTCGAGCTCGAGCAATGGGAAGAGCAAATGTTATTCGAAAAAGGACTTCTCATATTACCATTGCAGTATCAGATATGGAGGAGGGAAGCTAA
- the rplB gene encoding 50S ribosomal protein L2 has product MSNIKAYKPTTNPRRHMTGHTFEEVTPGGPEKSLLVSHRRKAGRDSSGRITVRHQGGGHKRKYRIIDFKRDKFDIPAKVSRIEYDPNRSARIALLVYADGEKRYIIAPLGLKVGDTVLSSPKAEIQPGNALPLRSIPVGTIIHNIEMKQGKGAQLARAAGSYGQLMAKEGTYTQIRLSSGEVRLIHIDCLATVGQVGNLDHENITVGKAGRKRWMGIRPTVRGNAMNPIDHPHGGGENKAHCGRQPVTPWGQYTKGYKTRKNKNTDKWIVKRRK; this is encoded by the coding sequence ATGTCAAATATTAAGGCATACAAGCCGACAACGAACCCCCGACGCCACATGACCGGGCATACTTTCGAGGAAGTTACTCCAGGGGGACCAGAAAAATCGCTTCTTGTTTCTCATCGGCGTAAAGCCGGAAGAGATAGTTCGGGAAGAATTACGGTGCGTCATCAGGGTGGTGGTCACAAACGGAAATACCGTATCATCGATTTTAAACGGGATAAATTCGATATCCCAGCTAAAGTTTCCAGAATTGAATATGATCCCAACCGATCAGCACGGATAGCTCTCTTGGTCTATGCGGATGGAGAGAAACGATACATAATTGCTCCTTTGGGTTTGAAAGTTGGTGATACCGTGTTATCCAGCCCAAAAGCGGAAATTCAACCTGGCAATGCTCTCCCGTTAAGGAGTATACCGGTTGGAACTATTATTCATAACATTGAAATGAAACAGGGAAAGGGAGCTCAATTAGCCAGAGCTGCTGGCTCCTATGGGCAACTTATGGCAAAAGAAGGAACCTATACTCAGATTCGGTTATCTTCTGGTGAAGTTCGGCTTATTCATATTGATTGTCTCGCCACCGTAGGCCAAGTGGGGAATCTTGATCACGAAAACATCACGGTTGGGAAGGCTGGTCGAAAACGTTGGATGGGTATTCGACCCACAGTTCGTGGTAATGCTATGAACCCGATTGACCATCCCCACGGAGGTGGAGAAAATAAAGCTCATTGTGGGCGGCAACCAGTAACGCCTTGGGGACAGTATACGAAAGGGTATAAAACCCGCAAGAATAAAAATACCGATAAATGGATTGTGAAGAGAAGAAAATAA